Proteins found in one Aquibium microcysteis genomic segment:
- a CDS encoding NAD-dependent succinate-semialdehyde dehydrogenase, whose product MTADARYGALQLFVDGRWLDAGDRVTEDVINPATGEAIGAVPHAGRDDIEAAAQAAERAFRPWKALPAYDRAKILRKAADLMRERVETIAVRMVLEQGKPILEARQEVMAAADIFDWTADEGRRTYGRIVPSRVPGARWMVTKEPVGPVAAFTPWNIPVIIPARKISAALAVGCTMVIKPSEETPASVLEIARALDDAGLPKGVLNVVYGVPAQVSQQLIAHPAIRKITFTGSTGVGMQLARLAAEAGVKRATMELGGHAPVLVFEDADLDHAVRSMVAAKYRNAGQVCVSPTRFYVHESLHDRFVESFASAATAIRVGDGLDPATGMGPLANTRRVAAMERLVADAVGRGARLAAGGERGANRGSFFQPTVLADVPVEAQAMNEEPFGPMAITSRFSSFDEAIGQANRLPFGLASYAFTTSSRTAAMVADALEAGMVGLNNNFINMPETPFGGIKQSGYGSEGGTEGMDAYLTTKFVSQT is encoded by the coding sequence ATGACCGCAGACGCGCGCTACGGGGCGCTCCAGCTCTTCGTCGACGGCCGCTGGCTCGATGCCGGCGACCGCGTCACCGAGGACGTGATCAACCCGGCGACCGGCGAGGCCATCGGCGCCGTGCCGCATGCCGGCCGCGATGACATCGAGGCGGCCGCGCAGGCCGCGGAGCGCGCGTTCCGGCCGTGGAAGGCGCTGCCCGCCTACGATCGCGCGAAGATCCTGCGCAAGGCCGCGGACCTGATGCGCGAGCGCGTCGAGACCATCGCGGTGCGCATGGTGCTGGAACAGGGCAAGCCGATCCTGGAGGCCCGGCAGGAGGTGATGGCCGCGGCCGACATCTTCGACTGGACGGCCGACGAGGGTCGCCGCACCTATGGCCGCATCGTACCCTCGCGCGTGCCGGGCGCGCGCTGGATGGTGACGAAGGAGCCGGTCGGCCCCGTCGCCGCCTTCACGCCGTGGAACATCCCCGTCATCATCCCCGCCCGCAAGATTTCCGCCGCACTCGCGGTCGGCTGCACCATGGTGATCAAGCCGTCGGAGGAGACCCCGGCCTCCGTGCTCGAGATCGCCCGGGCGCTCGACGATGCCGGCCTGCCGAAGGGCGTGCTCAACGTCGTCTACGGCGTGCCGGCGCAGGTGTCGCAGCAGCTGATCGCCCATCCGGCGATCCGCAAGATCACCTTCACGGGCTCGACCGGCGTGGGCATGCAGCTGGCCAGGCTCGCGGCCGAGGCCGGCGTGAAGCGCGCGACGATGGAACTCGGCGGCCACGCCCCGGTGCTCGTCTTCGAGGATGCCGATCTCGACCACGCGGTGCGCTCGATGGTCGCCGCGAAGTACCGCAATGCCGGCCAGGTCTGCGTCTCGCCGACCCGCTTCTACGTGCACGAGAGCCTGCACGACCGTTTCGTGGAGAGTTTCGCGAGCGCGGCGACGGCGATCCGGGTCGGCGACGGGCTCGACCCCGCCACCGGCATGGGGCCGCTCGCCAACACCCGCCGCGTCGCGGCCATGGAGCGGCTCGTCGCGGATGCCGTCGGCCGCGGCGCCAGGCTCGCGGCCGGGGGCGAGCGCGGCGCCAACCGCGGTTCCTTCTTCCAGCCGACAGTGCTCGCCGACGTGCCGGTGGAAGCGCAGGCGATGAACGAGGAGCCTTTCGGCCCGATGGCGATCACGTCGCGCTTCTCGTCCTTCGACGAGGCGATCGGCCAGGCCAACCGCCTCCCCTTCGGCCTCGCCTCCTACGCCTTCACGACGTCGTCCAGGACCGCCGCAATGGTGGCGGACGCGCTGGAGGCCGGCATGGTCGGCCTGAACAACAACTTCATCAACATGCCCGAGACCCCCTTCGGCGGCATCAAGCAGAGCGGCTACGGCAGCGAAGGCGGCACCGAAGGCATGGACGCCTACCTCACCACCAAGTTCGTCAGCCAGACGTGA
- a CDS encoding p-hydroxycinnamoyl CoA hydratase/lyase: protein MTHDQSRPEPWGKDVLVEFEDGIAWVKLNRPEKRNAMSVGLAEEMNRVLDALEIDDRCGVIVLTGVGEAFSAGMDLKDFFRATDGVSDVERMRAYRSTRAWQWRTLMHYSKPTIAMVNGWCFGGAFTPLICCDLAIASEDAVFGLSEINWGVIPGGVVSKAISTLMNDRKALYYVMTGEQFGGKVAEQLGLVNEAVPADRLRERTVALCRVLLAKNPTVLRQARMAYKYVREMTWEESAEYLTAKADQTTFVDPERGRAKGLSQFLDDKTYRPGHGTYSREG from the coding sequence ATGACACACGATCAAAGCCGCCCCGAACCCTGGGGCAAGGACGTGCTCGTCGAGTTCGAGGACGGCATCGCCTGGGTGAAGCTCAACCGCCCGGAGAAGCGCAACGCCATGAGCGTCGGCCTCGCCGAGGAGATGAACCGGGTCCTCGACGCGCTGGAGATCGACGACCGCTGCGGCGTCATCGTGCTCACCGGCGTCGGCGAGGCGTTCTCCGCCGGCATGGACCTGAAGGACTTCTTCCGCGCCACCGACGGCGTCAGCGACGTCGAGCGCATGCGCGCCTACCGCTCCACCCGCGCCTGGCAGTGGCGCACGCTGATGCACTATTCCAAGCCCACCATCGCCATGGTCAACGGCTGGTGCTTCGGCGGCGCCTTCACGCCGCTGATCTGCTGCGACCTCGCCATCGCTTCCGAGGACGCGGTGTTCGGCCTGTCGGAGATCAACTGGGGCGTCATCCCCGGCGGCGTGGTCTCCAAGGCGATCTCGACCCTGATGAACGACCGCAAGGCGCTCTACTACGTGATGACCGGCGAGCAGTTCGGCGGCAAGGTCGCCGAGCAGCTCGGCCTGGTCAACGAGGCGGTGCCGGCCGACCGGCTGCGCGAGCGCACGGTCGCGCTCTGCCGGGTGCTTCTCGCCAAGAACCCGACGGTGCTGCGCCAGGCGCGCATGGCCTACAAATACGTGCGCGAGATGACCTGGGAGGAATCGGCCGAATACCTCACCGCCAAGGCCGACCAGACGACCTTCGTCGACCCCGAGCGCGGCCGCGCCAAGGGCCTGTCGCAGTTCCTCGACGACAAGACCTACCGCCCCGGCCACGGCACCTATTCCCGCGAGGGGTGA
- a CDS encoding glycosyltransferase family 4 protein has product MADAISHYVEFGERMGLSPWKDFDPFHYARQYPDLEGYGRPLLLHYLRHGLREGRQGRPDQAQWVAWADDPDRPTVLVVVHELTRTGAPILAWNIVRRLKADGRRVAVVALRGGDLLEDFRAEADEVVEVAADEKLDVLAGSVIGRCRPGYAICNGASTAPFGQYLERLGVRTVGLIHEFGFPTMHTPGLAACLSGWSDVIFPAEIVRRSMADCFPDVALRRTQVLPQGKCVVPGNPAARLVDTAPVSLRKSYDYLVVGAGTVDYRKGVDLFLAAASAVAAAAPDLTVGFLWIGRRRAEDGIYLSMIEEQARRAGIADRFDLMEATEHLEAVYGAADAFFLSSRLDPMPNVCIDAGFAGLPVICFADASGTAELFAASEQCRELVVPHCDAHAAGTLIAGLARDRQRSRRLGNCVQNLSRRSFDMDRYVRAIDAAGLAAGQPQPLAEPAAQPQPEPEPA; this is encoded by the coding sequence GTGGCCGACGCGATCTCGCACTACGTTGAGTTCGGCGAGAGGATGGGGCTGTCCCCCTGGAAGGATTTCGATCCGTTCCACTACGCGCGGCAGTATCCGGATCTGGAGGGATATGGCCGTCCTCTCCTGCTCCACTATCTCCGCCACGGTCTTCGCGAGGGTCGGCAGGGCAGGCCCGACCAGGCGCAGTGGGTGGCGTGGGCAGACGACCCGGATCGGCCGACCGTGCTGGTCGTCGTCCACGAATTGACGCGGACCGGTGCGCCGATCCTGGCCTGGAACATCGTGCGCAGGCTCAAGGCGGATGGCCGCCGCGTCGCCGTGGTCGCGCTGCGCGGCGGCGACCTCCTGGAGGATTTCCGCGCCGAGGCGGACGAGGTCGTCGAGGTCGCGGCCGACGAGAAGCTCGACGTCCTCGCCGGCAGCGTGATCGGGCGCTGCCGCCCCGGCTACGCGATCTGCAACGGCGCGTCGACCGCACCGTTCGGCCAGTACCTCGAGCGGTTGGGCGTGCGGACCGTCGGGCTGATCCACGAGTTCGGCTTTCCGACGATGCACACGCCTGGTCTCGCCGCCTGCCTCTCCGGATGGAGCGACGTGATCTTTCCGGCCGAGATCGTGCGGCGATCGATGGCGGACTGTTTTCCCGACGTGGCCCTCCGCAGGACGCAGGTCCTCCCGCAGGGGAAGTGCGTGGTTCCGGGCAATCCCGCCGCGAGGTTGGTCGATACCGCGCCGGTCTCGCTTCGCAAGTCCTACGACTACCTCGTCGTCGGAGCAGGAACGGTCGACTACCGCAAGGGGGTCGACCTGTTTCTCGCCGCCGCATCGGCCGTCGCCGCGGCGGCGCCGGACCTCACGGTCGGCTTTCTCTGGATCGGGCGCCGCCGCGCCGAAGACGGCATCTACCTGTCCATGATCGAGGAACAGGCGCGCCGGGCCGGGATCGCGGATCGCTTCGACCTGATGGAAGCCACCGAACACCTCGAAGCGGTCTATGGGGCGGCGGATGCCTTCTTCCTCTCCTCGCGGCTCGATCCCATGCCGAACGTCTGCATCGATGCGGGGTTCGCCGGCCTGCCGGTCATATGCTTCGCCGACGCGAGCGGGACGGCGGAACTGTTTGCCGCCAGCGAGCAATGCAGGGAACTCGTGGTTCCGCATTGCGACGCGCACGCGGCCGGAACGCTGATCGCCGGCCTCGCCCGGGACCGGCAGCGGTCGAGGCGGCTCGGCAACTGCGTGCAGAACCTGTCGAGACGCAGTTTCGACATGGATCGCTACGTGCGGGCGATCGACGCCGCCGGACTGGCGGCCGGGCAGCCGCAGCCCTTGGCCGAGCCGGCGGCCCAGCCGCAGCCCGAGCCCGAGCCGGCGTGA
- a CDS encoding NAD-dependent epimerase/dehydratase family protein, with protein sequence MKVALFGASGFIGRVIGDRLRAEAIEHVGLSHRNRSGCFVPIDFGHPDGYAHLLRGVTTAVLLVAQSRPGLPGGRTEAEIRNDVRPYAAFAGIAAAAGLRHVVYLSSGGTVYGSQPDRTPITEDHPTNPIDAYGARKLMTESVLRSSLGAAGVGLTVLRPSNPVGAAQRFEPVGFVARAVHASVAGATIDVWGDGSTVRDHFDVADLADAVIRSLGGDTSHRVYNVGSGVGTGIDEVLALVHDLGGRPIRRRYLPARPFDVPVNVLSSDRIARDLGWTVRKDMRRIVSDLLEAFGGTGRSPDAAGYAGLPPVRSGRSAEPAPRHPSRE encoded by the coding sequence GTGAAGGTCGCCCTCTTCGGCGCCAGCGGATTCATCGGTCGCGTCATCGGCGACAGGCTGCGCGCGGAGGCGATCGAGCATGTCGGCCTGTCGCACCGCAACCGCAGCGGCTGCTTCGTGCCGATCGATTTCGGGCACCCGGACGGCTACGCGCATCTCCTGCGCGGCGTCACGACGGCCGTCCTTCTCGTGGCGCAGTCGCGGCCGGGCCTGCCGGGCGGTCGCACGGAGGCGGAAATCCGCAACGACGTCCGACCCTATGCGGCATTTGCCGGGATCGCCGCGGCAGCCGGCCTGCGCCACGTCGTCTACCTGTCCTCCGGCGGCACCGTCTATGGCTCCCAGCCCGATCGCACGCCGATCACCGAGGACCATCCAACGAACCCGATCGACGCCTATGGCGCCCGCAAGCTGATGACGGAGAGTGTCCTGCGGTCGTCGCTGGGGGCTGCGGGCGTCGGACTGACCGTGCTGCGGCCGTCGAACCCGGTGGGCGCGGCGCAGCGGTTCGAACCGGTGGGTTTCGTGGCCAGGGCGGTTCACGCCAGCGTCGCGGGGGCGACGATCGACGTCTGGGGCGACGGTTCGACCGTGCGCGACCATTTCGACGTCGCCGATCTCGCCGATGCCGTCATCCGCAGCCTCGGCGGCGACACGTCTCACCGTGTCTACAATGTCGGCAGCGGCGTCGGCACCGGCATCGACGAGGTGCTGGCGCTCGTGCACGATCTCGGCGGCCGGCCGATCCGCCGCCGGTACCTGCCGGCGCGCCCGTTCGACGTCCCGGTCAACGTGCTGTCGAGCGACCGGATCGCGAGAGACCTCGGATGGACCGTCCGCAAGGACATGAGACGGATCGTGTCGGACCTTCTGGAGGCGTTCGGGGGCACCGGCCGCAGCCCTGACGCGGCGGGGTATGCCGGTCTCCCACCGGTGCGGAGCGGACGATCCGCCGAACCGGCGCCCCGTCACCCCTCGCGGGAATAG
- a CDS encoding SIMPL domain-containing protein, with translation MQRTALPFLAFAAFVAAASPAAAQTLPEPRPRISVTGEGEHAMRPDMAVLSFSVVRQAGTAREALTANNAAMAQVIAALKGDGIEERDLQTAGIQINPRYEYPTGPDGSQRQVMTGYEVSNTLTVRVRDVQKTGAILDEVVSLGVNQGGGISFTNADPDEAIETARREAVADAVAKARTLAEAAGVELGPILEITEMAARPQPMPYMAAKVRAEAADAVPVEAGENSYRVEVTVSFGIVQ, from the coding sequence ATGCAGCGTACCGCCCTGCCCTTCCTCGCCTTCGCAGCCTTCGTGGCCGCGGCCTCGCCCGCCGCCGCGCAGACCCTGCCCGAACCCCGGCCGCGGATCTCGGTCACCGGCGAGGGCGAGCATGCGATGCGGCCGGACATGGCGGTGCTGTCGTTCTCGGTGGTCCGGCAGGCCGGCACCGCGCGCGAGGCGCTGACGGCCAACAACGCGGCGATGGCGCAGGTGATCGCGGCGCTCAAGGGCGACGGGATCGAAGAGCGCGACCTGCAGACGGCCGGCATCCAGATCAATCCGCGCTACGAATACCCGACCGGTCCGGACGGCAGCCAGCGCCAGGTGATGACGGGCTACGAGGTCTCCAACACGCTGACGGTTCGGGTCCGCGACGTCCAGAAGACGGGCGCCATCCTCGACGAGGTGGTGTCGCTGGGGGTCAACCAGGGCGGCGGCATCTCCTTCACCAACGCGGATCCGGACGAGGCCATCGAGACGGCGCGGCGCGAGGCGGTGGCGGACGCCGTCGCCAAGGCCCGCACCCTGGCAGAGGCCGCCGGCGTGGAGCTCGGCCCCATCCTCGAGATCACGGAGATGGCGGCGCGGCCGCAGCCCATGCCCTACATGGCCGCGAAGGTGCGGGCGGAAGCCGCGGACGCCGTGCCCGTCGAAGCGGGCGAGAACAGCTACCGCGTCGAGGTGACGGTGAGCTTCGGCATCGTCCAGTGA
- a CDS encoding YcgN family cysteine cluster protein, which translates to MEKPFWKTTPLEAMSEAQWESLCDGCGKCCLAKLEDEDTGEIHWTSVGCRLFDASLCSCSDYANRLARVSDCVKLTPRNVRTIPWLPSTCAYRLVAEGRDLAGWHPLVSGSRETVHEAGISMRGRITASEDDLADVDDYFDHMLGEDL; encoded by the coding sequence ATGGAAAAGCCGTTCTGGAAGACCACGCCGCTCGAGGCCATGTCCGAGGCGCAATGGGAATCGCTCTGCGACGGCTGCGGCAAGTGCTGCCTGGCCAAGCTGGAGGATGAGGACACCGGCGAGATCCACTGGACGAGCGTCGGCTGCCGGCTGTTCGACGCGAGCCTGTGCAGCTGCAGCGACTACGCCAACCGTCTCGCCAGGGTGTCGGACTGCGTCAAGCTGACGCCGCGGAACGTCCGCACCATCCCCTGGCTGCCCTCCACCTGCGCCTACCGGCTCGTGGCGGAGGGGCGGGATCTCGCCGGCTGGCACCCGCTGGTCTCCGGCAGCCGCGAGACCGTCCACGAGGCCGGCATCTCGATGCGCGGCCGGATCACCGCCTCCGAGGACGACCTCGCCGACGTGGACGACTATTTCGACCACATGCTCGGCGAGGACCTCTGA